In Deltaproteobacteria bacterium, the sequence ATCGACTGCATGCGTCGATGTCGACTCCGACATTCACTCGAATCTTCGCGCGATCGCAGATCGATCGTCGTGCTCGCGGTCGGGAACCGAAGTCGTGGCGGCGGCACGGCCCGATCGAGCGGCGTGATGCCGCAAGGAGAGACCGACACCATGAAGACGATTCACAATTTCTGCACCCGTTCGTTCACCCTGCTCGTCGCTGGCGCGCTGTCGCTCGCCGCATGCGACGTCGCGGAGCCCAGCACTGCCACCCGCAGCGTGGAGTTCGAGTCGGTGGTCTACGAGGACGACGCCGGCGTCATCGAGGCGACCACGCCGGCCGAGGAAATTTCGATCGCGAGCCTGCGCGTGATCCCGGGCGTGTCGTCGCGCGTCGAGATGGAGTTCCAGGGCGACGCGTTCGTGGTCGAGTACTTCGACGCCGGCGAGGTGCGCGTGCAGGGCGAGTTCGATGACGCCACGGTGGCGTGGTCGTCGAACGACGGCGAGATGCCGGCGGTGCTCGCCGAGCGGTGGGCGCCGCTGGTCGAGGCCTGGAACACCGCGCTGGTCGACGAGCAGGGCCAGCTGCGCCGCGAGTACGTCTCGGCGATCGAGTACCAAGACGGCGGCCTCACCCCCGACGAGATCCACTACAGCGCGTGGGGCTTCGGATGCGCGGTCGGCATGGTCTTCGTGTGCGCGGCGTTCACCGGGCCGGCGGCGATCGGCTGTGGGCTCGCCGGTGCGGTCTATTGCAGCGAGCTGTGACCGGGCGGCCCTCGAGGGCGCTGCCGTCGACCTCCCGCGAGGGGCGTCAGTCCGGCAGCGTCCGCGAGATCACGCAGGCGTTCACGCCACCGACCCCCATCGAGAGCTTGCCGACCCACGGGCGCTCGACCGGCACCGCGTCGCGCAGCACGAAGCGCCGATGCACGGCGCGGATCCGCGGGTGTAGCTCGTCGGCGGTGATCGGCGTCGGGAAGTACGCGCCCGAGACGTGGCCGAGGTACTGCGCGGTGAGCTCCCAGCCGCCGCCGGCGCCCATGCCGTGGCCGAAGCGACCCTTGCGGGCGCTGAAGCAGCAGCTCGCCGGCAGGACCTCGCGCAGCAGCTCGAGCTCGTTGAGGTCGCCAGGCGTGCCGGTCGCGTGCATGTCGAACGCACCGATTTCCTCGGGGGCCACGTGGGCCTTCGCGAGCGCGATGCGAATGGCCTCGATGGCACCGGCCTTCGATGGCGTGATGATGTGATCGGCGTCGGCGGTCACGCCGACCGCGACCGGCTCGAGTCCGAGCGGTCGCCAGCCCTTGGCGCGGTAGTGGTCGAGGTCGCCGATGATCCACACGGTCGCCCCGCCGGCGACGTGGGTGCCGCGCAGACCGGTGAGCGGCTTGGAGACCTCGCCGTCATGCGAGATGACGCGCGCGTCGTAGAAGCCAGCGACGCTGAGTGGGTTGGGCGGCGGATCGGTGGCTCCCACCACCACCAGCTTCGCCTCGCCGCGCTGGATGGCGTCCATGCCGAGCTTGAGCGCGAAGCCGAAGGTCGAGCAGGCCGCGTACGGCGAGAAGCACATGCCGGTGATGTGCCCGAGCATGGAGATCTGCGACGACGGCGTCGACGCGATGTTCCACAGCGCGGGCGCCATCGACTGCTCCCAGGGTGCCTCGGGTGCGCCCCAGCGCACCCGCAGCTCACGGGCGCCGCGCTGCTTCGCCTTGATGACGCTGGCCTTGGCGGTGTCGACGTCCTCGCCGACATCGACGCCCTCGATCTCGCGCAGCGCCGCGAGGTACTCCGCCAGCGCGTCCGAGCGCGCGGCCCAGTACGACCACCACGCGTCCTCGGCGTCGTCGCGCGCGAGCTCGTCGTCGACCCCCCGAGGATCGGCGGGGGCGGTCGCATCGAGCGTGCCGGCGAGGTGCCGACGCAGCGCGGCGTTGCGCTCGGGCTGGGCCCAGAAGCGATTCCAACGCCGCTGCACCCGCTCGAGCGTGCGTCCGAGCCGATCGTAGGTCGGCAGATCCGTGAGCCCGCCGCCGACGATCACCTGCGCGGCCGGTCCGAGCGCGCGCAGCTCGTCCTCCATCGCCGGGTTCTGGCCCAGCGCCTGGATGAACGATGCGATCGCGAACTTCGCCGGGTCGCCGAACTTGCGCTCGAGCAACGGATAGCGGTTGGGTGGGAAGCGGGCGTCGATCCACGGCCGCCACGCGGCGAAATCGAAGCTCGGGTTGCCGACCAGGAAGTTGCTCGGACCGAAGCCGTCGAACCGCGACAGCTGGCTGTCCTGGCCCAGCATCATGGTCGCGAACGCGTCGATGTCACGCGCCCCTGGCGCGACGAGGCCCCAGCCGAAGACACCGATGCGCGTGGGCGTCATGGCTCGCTGCGGCTTCGAGTTGTAGCCGACCGCGGGCCTCGGTGTCCACGGATCCGGCCGCGCGCGCGGGGCCTGCGACGCGATGCGTGCATGCGCCGCGCGATCGCAGCGCGACGACCGGTGGGCGAGCTCGGTGCGCGCGGGCCTTCACGCCTGCGCGCGGGCCTTCACGCCTGCGCGGGCGCGCGCCCTTGGCTCGGGTCGGTCGCCGGCCTGCCCGGGTGGGCGAGACGTCCCCCGGGGACGTCCCGTGGCGCGGAGCGGCCGAGCCGCTGTCGGAAGGTCGCAGGAGCGCGGCCGAGGCGAACCTCGCGATCTGGCCCGCCGCTTGCGATGCGCGTGCACCGGAGCCGACATGACCCTGAACCCGAATCCCCGCCGCCCTCGCATGCACCGCACCACCGCCAACGTCTCGATGCTCGCGCTGTCGGCCGCGCTGCCGATGCTGCCGATTCTGGCGGCGCCGCAGCACGCCGCAGCCGCGCCCGTGCATCACTTCGACATCTCCGTACAGCACGGCTGCGCCGCGAACGACGACGGCTGGCTGTGGTGTTGGGGTGGCGAGGAGTTCATCTTCGGCGGCGATCACGGCGTGAAGTTCGGCGGACCGCCGAGCTGGCCGTTCCAGGTCGGTGCCGGCGAGCGACACAGCTGCGTGAACGTGCGCGACGTCAACGGACCCACCGGCTTCAACGCGCGTGGCTTCATCGATTGCTGGGGCCGCAACGAGGACGGCCAGATCGACGTGCCGCCCGAGCACGACTGGCGGCAGCTCGCGGTCGGACAGAACCACAACTGCGCGACCGACTGGACCAACCACGCGATCTGCTGGGGGCGCGACGATTTCGGGCAGGTCTCCGATGCCCCCGCCAACGTCCTGTTCAGCACGCTCTCGCTGCACACGACGCAGAGCTGCGGCGTGGTGCGTCGCAACGTCGGCGGGCAGATCATCGACGGCGATGCGGTGCAGTGTTGGGGCAAGACCGCCGGCGACATCGACCTCGTGCGTGCCAGCGATCTCCCCTATGCCGCCAACGGCGAGCGCTTCGTGCAGGTCTCGGCCGGCTTCATGCACACCTGTGCACGCTCGAACTTCGACAACGTCTACTGCTGGGGTGACGACGGCGCGCACCAGCTCTCGCCGTCGTTCAAGGGCACGCCCACCGGCGTCGAGCTGCCGATCGAAGACGGCGGGACCATGCAGTACATCCCGGGCGATCGCTCGTACATCGACGTCGCGGCCGGCGAAGCCGGCACCTGCGCCGTCTACGACGACACCAACGGCAATCGCGGCGTGCAGTGTTGGGGCTTCCCGTACAGCTCCGACGTGAGCCTGTGGACCACCGGCACCGCGGGCGCGCTGCGATCCGACGAGCTGCCGCTCGAGGGCTTCGAGCCCGAGCAGGTGCAGCTGACCTTCGGCGAGGTCTGTGCGCTCGACACCGACGCCGGCGAGCTGCGCTGCTGGTTCCCGTGGAACGCGGCCAAGTACTGGGCCTGCGATCCCACCGCCGATGCCCGCTGCTGCGACGATCTCCAGCAGGACTGCTGCACCCCCGCGGCCGAGCCGTCGTGCTGCGACCCCTCGATCGATCCGTTCTGCCGCGACCTGCGGAGCTGGGATCTGCTGCCCGACGTCGACGTCTACGCCAACGGCTAGCGCGCCCGCACCGCGTGCGGGTGGGCGTCGCGAGGCCCCCCGCGCGTCGGGTCGGGGCGCAGCACCGGGCTGGCGCACCGTCGGTGGGCACTGTGGCGCGGCGCACGACCGCTTGTCCCAGTTGGCGTCATGCTGCCCGGTAGCCATGCCCGTGCTCGCCCAGCTCACCGCCGCGTCGCTGCTCGTCCCCCTCGCGATGACGCCGCCTGTCGGCCTGCGCGTGCAGCTGTTCGACGCCGCCCCCGAGGTGATCGTGGTCGCGCCGACGCCGGTCGCGACCGCGCCCGCACAGGTGGTCGTCGCACCTGCGGCGATGGCCCCGGTCGCGGTGGCCCCGACCACCACGGTGGTCACGACCACGCCGACCACCACCACCGCGGTCACGACCGCGACCACCACCACCACGACCACCACCACGGTGGTGCCGACCGTGGTGGTGCCGGCGGTGGTGGCTGCGCCTGCGCCCGCGCCGGCCTTCTCGCCGCGCGTCGCGGTGCGCGACCTGCTGCGCTACGACCCCGACATCGCGCCGCGCTACCGCTCCGGTCGCAGCATGATCATCGGCGGCTCGTTCAGCCTCGGCATCGGTGGCTTCGCGCTGCTGAGCACGCTGTCGTGGGCCATGCTCTCGCGCGCCGAGGTGCAGCAGGCCAGCAGCGGGTCCGAGCACGCGCGGCTGGCCGACGAGCGCAACCGCCAGATCCCCGCCGCCCGCATCGTCGGCACCACCGCCGGCGTGCTGGTGCTGACCGGCATCATCCTCATCGCCGCTGGTGCGTCGCGTCGCCGTCACGCGATCGCGGACGCGCGCGGCCGCGTGATGCTGCAGATGCAGGGCCAGGGCCTGCAGATGCGGTTCTAGTACCTGCGTTCAGCGCGGCGTGGCAACCAAGCGCGTGCCGTCACAGGTGGTGTGCACCACGAAGCGTCCGGCGATCGCGGCGATGCCCGTGGTGTCCGGCGGCGCGTCCGACCACGGCAGCTCGACGCCCGCGTCGAGGTCGTACAGGCGGTGCGCTCCGATCGCGTAGACCCGGCCGTCGCCCACGGGCAGCACGCCGTCGACGCCGGCAGGGATCGGCGTGTCGCCGATCCACGATCCGCTCGGCGTGCGCAGCTCGAGGGTCGCCCCGCCGGCGTCGAACACGAGCCGCTCGTCGTCGACGAACCCGAGCGCGCGGCCATCGACGGCGTTGACGAGCGCGCCGTCGACGATGAAGCGGGTCAGGGGCTCGGCCGTCGAGCGGGTCAGGGCCGCACCGCCGGGCGCGAGCGCGAGCCGCTCGTCGTCGATGGCAGCGGCGTCGTAGACCACGGCGTCGTCGGTCAGCGCGGTGAGCTCGACGTGCCGCGGCGGGGCGAGCCGCATGCGCACGAGGTGGCTGCCGTGCCGCGATAGCTCGAAATCGCGGACATCGTCGCCGACCACCGCGTGGCCGAGCTGGCCGTCGGGCAGGGCGAACACGCGGACCCGCGCGGCGTCGTCGAGCCAGGTGTTGTCGAGCGCTGCGACGGCGAGTCCATCGGACTGCATCACCACCTTCGACACCTCGGCATCGATCGCGGCCACGGCGGTGCCGTCTTCGGCATCGAAGATCCGCAGTCCATCGACCTCGAACGCGGCCGCCACCCAGCCGTTGTCGGCGCCGGAGAGCGACAAGGGCTGTCCGGGGCCGAGCGGGGAGAAGCTGTCCGCCTGCATCGTCCACAGCGCACCGCGGGCCGCTCCGAGGGCGAGCAGGCCGTCGCCGGCCGCGACCGACTCGAACCGCTGTCGCGGCGCAGGGATCGATCGCGCGACGGGGAGCCCTTCGCTCAGCTCGACGAGGGTCAGCGTGGCAGGGTCGCGGTCGGTGAGCACGAGCACGCGGCCGGCCGGTAGCAGGTCGTCGGGGCCGACGTCGGTCAGCGACAGCACCGGCGCCGAGGTGTCGTGCATGTCGAACACGTCCAGGTTGCGACCGCCGCCGAACCAGCGCCACAGCCAGCCGGATGCACCACCCAACGTGGTGCCCGGGGGAAGATCGTGCACGGCGACCGCGTCGCCGCCCGCGATCGGATAGATCGCCACCAGCCCCGAGCCCGCGGTCACGTACTGCTCGTGGTCCGCAAAGTAGCCGCGGAAGGCGCCCACGAACGACGCGAGCTCGACCTCGCCGGTGCCGGCATCGACCCGGTGCATCGTGCCGGCGTCGTCGGGGCCCAGCCACGTGTCCGGCAGCGCCAGCCCGCGATCGCCGGTGACGATGCCGTCGACGACCGCGCGCGGCGTGCCATCGACGTTCCACAGCGCAAGCGCCTGCGCGTCGTGGGTCCACGCGTAGCTGCCGTCCTGTGCGATGCCGCCGTCGCGGTGCGGCGCATCGATCGCAACCTGCAGCGCGCCGTCGTCGAACGAGCGCAGCTCGAAGCCGGTCGCGGACGGCTCGAGCGCGTCACCGACGTCGACCATGAACCGCCCGCCACCACGCCCGACCACGCGGCCGAAGCCGCGGGCCACGATGCTCGCCGACGGCACGTCCCACAGGATCCACCGCGCGTCGTCCTCGCCCGCGAGCACCCGCTCGGCCGTGACCGCGACGAGCGTCGGCGTCG encodes:
- a CDS encoding beta-ketoacyl synthase, translating into MTPTRIGVFGWGLVAPGARDIDAFATMMLGQDSQLSRFDGFGPSNFLVGNPSFDFAAWRPWIDARFPPNRYPLLERKFGDPAKFAIASFIQALGQNPAMEDELRALGPAAQVIVGGGLTDLPTYDRLGRTLERVQRRWNRFWAQPERNAALRRHLAGTLDATAPADPRGVDDELARDDAEDAWWSYWAARSDALAEYLAALREIEGVDVGEDVDTAKASVIKAKQRGARELRVRWGAPEAPWEQSMAPALWNIASTPSSQISMLGHITGMCFSPYAACSTFGFALKLGMDAIQRGEAKLVVVGATDPPPNPLSVAGFYDARVISHDGEVSKPLTGLRGTHVAGGATVWIIGDLDHYRAKGWRPLGLEPVAVGVTADADHIITPSKAGAIEAIRIALAKAHVAPEEIGAFDMHATGTPGDLNELELLREVLPASCCFSARKGRFGHGMGAGGGWELTAQYLGHVSGAYFPTPITADELHPRIRAVHRRFVLRDAVPVERPWVGKLSMGVGGVNACVISRTLPD